Within bacterium, the genomic segment ACACGTAACATTAGCCAGACCGGAAGTCAACAACGCCTTTAATGAGGTTATGATTACCGAATTGACCTCGGTATTCGACGACTTGGGAAAACGCGAAGACGTGCGCGTAATAGTACTGTCGGGAAGCGGGAAAAACTTTTCCGCCGGCGCCGATCTCAGTTATATGAAGCAAGCTGCCGCCATGAATTTCGAACAGAACCGGAACGCAGCGAAAACGATGGCGACGATGTTTCGCACCATTGACCGGTGTCCGAAACCAGTACTCGGAAAAGTTCACGGTGCGGCGTTGGGCGGAGGTTTCGGCTTGTGCGCCGTCTGTGATCAAGTCGTCGCCGCGACGAACACCAAGTTTGGACTCACCGAAATAAAGTTGGGGATTCTCCCAGCTGTGATTGGTCCCTTCACAATCGCAAAAATCGGGTTCAGTAATTTCCGGGCATACGGAT encodes:
- a CDS encoding enoyl-CoA hydratase-related protein — translated: MDTLQTIQVAIYNKVAHVTLARPEVNNAFNEVMITELTSVFDDLGKREDVRVIVLSGSGKNFSAGADLSYMKQAAAMNFEQNRNAAKTMATMFRTIDRCPKPVLGKVHGAALGGGFGLCAVCDQVVAATNTKFGLTEIKLGILPAVIGPFTIAKIGFSNFRAYGLSGERFDSEVALRIGLIHEVVTPEELDNAIERKLEAFGSAAPKAIAVFKTYARELSGIDSDEWLERTATLISQARTGDEGREGITAFLEKRTATWVDKLP